Proteins from one Ketobacter alkanivorans genomic window:
- the secE gene encoding preprotein translocase subunit SecE translates to MTTSTEQTQSSPAEAFKWLVVAAIIAAAVIGNAYYDDQPLLYRVAGVVVMGIFAALVASFTVKGRAFIALLQDARAEVRRVVWPTKQETGQTTGVVVLVVAFMALLLWGLDALLGTVISSVIG, encoded by the coding sequence ATGACAACAAGCACAGAGCAAACCCAGTCATCTCCGGCGGAAGCCTTTAAATGGTTGGTTGTGGCGGCGATTATTGCTGCTGCAGTAATTGGTAATGCCTATTATGATGATCAGCCCCTGTTATACAGGGTGGCTGGTGTTGTTGTTATGGGTATTTTTGCTGCGTTGGTGGCATCTTTTACTGTTAAGGGGCGCGCCTTTATAGCGCTGCTGCAGGATGCGCGTGCTGAAGTGCGGCGTGTTGTGTGGCCTACCAAGCAGGAGACAGGCCAGACGACTGGTGTTGTTGTGCTCGTGGTGGCGTTTATGGCTCTCCTGTTGTGGGGGCTTGATGCGTTGCTGGGCACTGTCATTTCCAGTGTAATTGGTTAA